TTGCCTCATCCTGTGTGGGAAGAGTTTGGGTATCCGACAAAGAAAGGACAAGGCTGGATTGGAGATCCGAGAACTTGGGAACTTGATGTCGGAAAACTCTCTCAGTCACTTCACTTTTACCAGGTACTGTAGTAATCCATCTATAAATATACCTGCATGTTAGCATTAACgtaaatacattattacaattttttttgtttacaacaCAAACTTGCAGGATCCAGGGACAGAACCGGTGAAAAGACACTGGTCGTCAATAGATTTAGGaactgaaatatatatgagCAAGAACCAAATTGCAGAATGGACTGTATCTGATTTCGACATTGTTGTACCAAAGACCGGTATTCAAGTGGAATAgtgtaattttttcttttaaatgctTATAGAAGACATATGTCAATGAACTCATCAAGAATCTTGATTGTTAATATCATCGGAATTGAGAAAGATATGTTTAGGGCATCCAAATAGAAAAACAAACCGAAACAATTCGAAATAGTCAAACCGGACTGaaatttattatacattttagtGTAACAGAGTCTGAACCAACTAAACGactattggttaaaatattgtaattaacatgaatatattaatgattaaataaattttaattatactttgatttttcttaacagaaaaccaaataaaatcatAGTTGTATTGTATCAAATCAGaataaaccaaatcaaattacaaaagaaaagacgaAATGTTACTGTACCAAGGCCAGTAAAAAGATCTAAAATATTGATTGGCTAGATACAGTTTAGTACCGTGATCGCGCAGCACTAGATTATTCCCTGATCTTCCCTATAGACTGAAACCACCGGAAGACGGTACCAACCGTTAATTAACAGCCGTCAGAGAAAGACCTTTCTTTTCAGTTTCCTTTAAAGCTAATACCGATTGAGTTTGTTTGTGTAACGAGAAAAGCGAGTGATAGCAAAGGTCTCTCCTTTTCTCCCGATcgaagtttttcttttctcaaggGCTTCGCTCGCAAAGTCGAGagctttttcttcttccttccttCAGGGTGGTTATAATGGCGGATGGTTGTGCACTCGACACCGAGAAGTACTCTCTCTTAGAGGATTTCAATGTCGATGTCGAAGTGGAGAAGCAAGAGTTCGAGACGTTCTCTCTCTGCTTCTGGGTTTATCTCTTGGATTCCACCACGTACCCTTCAACAATCATCAGACAGGTAAGGTCTCGAGAACTAaaagtaatcttttttttttttatgttttgtgttgTCGGAAAAATGTTCATCTGTTCGGTTCTGTAATAGAGTAGATTCGCATATCCGTGTAAAAGTTTCAACCTTTGGAATAGAGGGAAGATATGGGTGGATCTTTTGAGATTTTCTAACGGTTTTTCTTCTTAGGTTCATTCCGACATGAGTTTTAGTGCGCCTTTCCTGGTGCTAGATGAAAACAAGAAGATGATCCTTTTGCCGTTGACACTCCTTCACAAGGAAGCTCCTGACCCTGTAAACACTGCTTCGTGGACCGAGGTTCCTAACGTTTCTACAACGGCTGAGTTCCCTCTTCAAAGATGGGTTCATGTGGGTTGTGAGGTAATAAATAACATCTCTGAAGACACAACACTCTTTATATCAATAAGTAACTCTTTGAATTTATTGATTTCTGTTTGTTTCTTAGGTTTCTAGAAACTACATGCGCCTTTACATTTGTGGAAAGATGGTAGGAGAGAAACTTTTGACTTCTGTAATGACCAATGGCACGAACTCAGATAATGTGCGAAGGGTTTCGCTGTTTAGTGTTGGTGGAGATGGTTATAGCGTTCAAGGTTTCATCCACTGTGGAGAAGTTTTGCCCTCTACTGTCCATGTAAACAATCATTACACAAAGGTATCTATCTGTTTAAAGTATCTGCCGTCTTAAAAGACTCTTTCTCCTATGTTTCTTTATTTTGCTATTCATTTCTTGGCCGCAGGACCCACCTTTATGGTTATCTGTTGAGAAGCCATCTACCTGCGAAGTAGATGAAGATGGTGTTTGGAGTATTGTTGGCGAAAAGGTTTAAAGAGTTTTTTATTGCTTAACTGTATTATGCTTTTGATGTTCTCACTGAACatctttgttttcttaatagGCATCTTGCGGGATGATTTTTTCTTTGGATGTTGTTTTATCAAATGCTATTGGACAACCTGTGCGCAAGGATGTGCAGGTTTATACTCTTTATTCTTTTGTCTAAACTTGTTTACCTTTGGCAAAACATGTCTGATTGGTTTGATCACACCTAGGTTGTGGCTTCTCTACTGTATGCTAATAGCGGGACGCCTGTTGAGAAGACTAGTGACTTGGAGGCTCCCCTTCTTGTAAGCTATGATGGAGTTGAGTTCTCAGCGGAAGATAAACCGTGCACCTTATTGAACGGATGTGCTTCCTTGAAACTCAAAATATCTCAGGTAGTGATTGTAAGTCTAAGCCATTGTGAGTGACATTGTGGCattttctaacttttttttttggttaaagcaTTATTCCAAGTGTGACAAGAGATTGTTCTGTATCAAATTCGAAATACCAAACAAGGGATGTTACCCGTTCCTCGAAGCTTTTACCAACCAGATGCGTTGCATCTCAAGGACCGGTGGTGATTCTGTTACCCCTAAAAGGTTGAGTCCTTTAGTTGAAGGAGTGCCATCAAGTAATGGAGCTTCAGATAGCTCCTTGTCTATGAAACGAATCAAATTTGGAGAAGAAAAGATTCCTGAG
This genomic interval from Brassica napus cultivar Da-Ae chromosome A6, Da-Ae, whole genome shotgun sequence contains the following:
- the LOC106346731 gene encoding SH2 domain-containing protein A, translating into MADGCALDTEKYSLLEDFNVDVEVEKQEFETFSLCFWVYLLDSTTYPSTIIRQVHSDMSFSAPFLVLDENKKMILLPLTLLHKEAPDPVNTASWTEVPNVSTTAEFPLQRWVHVGCEVSRNYMRLYICGKMVGEKLLTSVMTNGTNSDNVRRVSLFSVGGDGYSVQGFIHCGEVLPSTVHVNNHYTKDPPLWLSVEKPSTCEVDEDGVWSIVGEKASCGMIFSLDVVLSNAIGQPVRKDVQVVASLLYANSGTPVEKTSDLEAPLLVSYDGVEFSAEDKPCTLLNGCASLKLKISQHYSKCDKRLFCIKFEIPNKGCYPFLEAFTNQMRCISRTGGDSVTPKRLSPLVEGVPSSNGASDSSLSMKRIKFGEEKIPESEFEGGNGTSMAWGPQNQDEEEEEEEEDQSSTDSDNTEVRGSTGSRGYTISDSTIFKYCLGNLTERSLIMKEITNNAGDEEVSEFADQVSLYSGCSHHGYQIKMARKLIAEGTNAWILISRNYQNVHWDNVVIEIEEHFMRIAKCSSRSLTHQDFELLRRICGCYDYITQENFEKMWCWLFPVATSISRGLINGMWRSCSPKWIEGFVTKEEAEHSLQSQEPGTFILRFPTSRSWPHPDAGSLVVTYVGRDFVIRHRLLAVDHICDSSERYTDAKPLQDMLLAEPELSRLGRIVRSI